Below is a window of Aptenodytes patagonicus chromosome 15, bAptPat1.pri.cur, whole genome shotgun sequence DNA.
TTCAATGTACTCATGCATTCCTGCCTCTATTTGCAATCAATAACTTTTTCACTTCTGCTCTCAAAATTAGACTTATTGTGGTTTCTTGGTTCAAGAGTAGCTGCTATTGCTCTTGTGTTTCATTGGGTTTTAACTTCTGTCTGGTGTGACAGAACTGGTAGAGGGGAGGATGAGTGATGTCTATAAAGTCAGCCATTTTCCCCTTACTGAGTTGGATTGCTCACAGGAGATTCTCCTCTTTCCAGTGCTCAGGGAGTCCTTTGAAACATGTCCTTGGCCATACACACTAGGTCTAAGTGACTGTAAGGTGAAATAGGACAGGGAAAGACTGTAGCTCTAGAGCTGAGGTCAGCACTGATACctgcagctggaaaaggaaaattagggcaGGTGTTTGTCATCCTGAATGGTGCCAAGGACATTGAGCTCATACTATCACCACATTGGGAACCCTCATGAAGAATGAGGGTGCCATGGAGGTTGTGAACAGTACGTCAGAGAGACCCCACAATGGGCCACATTGAGGGACAAATCCtgatctcactgaagtcagttgAAGTCAAAGCTGGATTTCTCCCAAGGCATCAGACAGGATGCAGCAGGTGGacaagagagacagacagacaagcgGGAATGGAGGGGAAGATTGGGGAGCAAAACAATCAGGGTTTAGCACATAAATAAAAGACCAATGTGCCACCCTCTTAGTGGCACTCACTGTTGATATTTAATATTGATATATTTATTCATTGATTTATTCATTGCACCTTGTTGCTAAAATATTAATTCCAGGGATGTTAGTGGCAAAATTCCCTTTGATTTCACTGGGGCTAAGATTTCAACCAAGGTGTCGATAGAAATATATCAAGAAGACCAGTAAGTAGGTAAGAGAAGTAGGAAAGAGGTGCAATTATGCAAAAACATGTTGACTAAGTCcattggtttctgtttttcttttaaagtatatcAAAAGTTTCATCCGTGAGACCTGGCTGAAGAGATACGGCTCTTCTCCCAGTGAAGAGATTATTACTTTGATGTGGTCCTTTGTTGTGTCCATTTACAGCATCGGTGGTCTTCTGGGGTCCTTGTCTGCTGGATATTTGTCTGTTAGATTTGGAAGGTAGGAATAATGATTACATTAGTCTTTCTGTTTACACCCACAACTGCAAAAATAAGTGACTGTGTCTTGGGAGAAACACTGCTTGTAAAGTGGCACTGTGAGCAGCCCAGAGCTGCTTCAGATGGAGGATCAGTTCAGTGCAGAAACAGGATGGCAAAATCTGCCAACAATCACAAAGAAAATCATACCCTCTCCCTTAGAAATTCCAAAGCGAATCCAGTCCAGAGAAATCACATGAGGAGTGCAtgcattttaaagtgaatttcaCAGACAACCGCTCACAAAGCTTGTTCTTCAGTGTAGATACTGGCTCCACTAGAGGCATCAAAAGCTTCAACTGCTTACCAGTCCATGATGAAGttttcccattcccattccccATTTACTTCACTGCAGCTGATCTCAGAAGCCGGCACAGAGTCTTGAACCATGGTATAATTCAATGCCACTTCTGTCAGGCTGTGAATGACACATGGACAATATTTATGGTcacattaatttaaattaattccagGAAGAAGGCCATGCTGTTCACCAATATCCCTGCTCTGCTGAGCGCAACTCTGATGGGACTTAGCCGGCTGTGTGGATCCTTTGAGATGATCATCGCTGGAAGATTATTTTCTGGAGTGTGTGGAGGTAAATTAGCATTCCTCCCTGTGGTATTAAATAGTTGGGAGAGCAGTGACTGAGGGTCACAAAGATTTATCAGACTGAGTATATGGACGACAGATTTTTACTAAAATCTGCAGAGGGCCTGATTGCTGAATGCATTTTTAACTaaataagaaaacacaaacatAATTAAATTAATCATGTGTGACATCtccatttctcattcttttatCTTTAAATCCAATCCATATAAAAAGTACTGCCAACTTGTGAAAAAGCCAAAACATGCAATATTTCAGGGGAGCATGATCACGCAATAGAAAGCTGACCTCTGTTGTTTCTGTTGCTGCTTGTTGTGGCTAATACTGCCTTCTGCATTAGAGACAAGGGAATGGTTTTCAAGCTGGGCAATTCTAATTTCCAGATGCCTCAGAAAGTTACATTCTGCCAGTGTTTTCAATCCCTGAGCAGTTGGATAAAGATAATACTaaccagcaaaaaaaattaagagagagGATAAAAACTAATTCACTGAGCAAATGGAATATACAGCATTTGTTAACTTGTTGGTTTCAAGCACAAATGTAAGGCACATAGCATCCTGAGTAGACACTGAAATATGTAAGCTGAGATTAAAGGGAGCAATAGCAATCCTGTATATGTGGCTGTAGGAAACACTGTAAGAGCAGGCCAGCCTGATGAAGAACAGATTTCCCAGGGGAACATACTTGCTTAGTGAAATATTTAGCAAAGATGCAAGGCCATGGTACTGGGAACGTGCTGCATGTCAGGCAGACACATACTCAACATGGTTAAAAAAGTATCTCAGAGCCTAACTCTATATGCTTTGCCCATAATAATCCCCTCCAAAACACTGGACCTATGGGAGTTTGAATTGCCCTGACAGTCATTTGTCACTGCAGGTTTAGCTCTGAATATCCATCTCATGTATGCTGGGGAATGTGCCCCACGGAAACTCCGTGGGCTGATTGCCATAACAGCTTCTACTGCTACTGCCATCGGAAAGTTTGTAGGATTTGCTCTGGGTCTCAGGTAAGGGGGTCTGagacatattttatttcttctgttattaAAATATACGCACATGTCAATGCAAGCCTATGGATAGGCAAATCAGCAACTATTTTTAGACATGTTTTCAGGGTATCCTAGGCAGTCAAACTGAATTAGTTCAGCCCAAATTCCTGACTTAAGTGAATGGGAAACAGAAATCATACAGAACATTTAATCCTGAAGAACAGTGTTGCTTCCTAGCAAAGACAGATCAAAATACAGATAATTAAAACCTTTAAGAGACTTCAATGGGTTTGAAAGAAATCCATCTTTTGCAAGAACTgacctttaatttttatttttttagaaggaGCAGGGAATGTCAGATCCATCCAAACTTTCTTGAAAATACACACAAACCGGCACACCCACCCATCAAACACACATGCAAAACCAGAAACCTATGGTGGATTCATTCCCCCCAGCACAGGCTCCTTCTGCCTGTCCTGTGCCAAAGATGGTCAGTACCATTCCCAGGCATGCATCATTCTGGCCACAGTGTTCTCAAAGCTGCAGGGAACTCAGCAGCTGCTATTTGGGACAGTCAGTACCAGGCTGATAACCTGTGGATCCTGTCTTCATCGTAACTTGAGACTCTTTGCATCAGAAAACAGAGGAATCAGCCACTGTGGGTTCTTTCTTCAGCACTTGTGCCGGGACACTGTTCGTCCCCGTAGGCCTTCAGCTGTTGCAGGAGGATGCAGTTAGCCTTGCTGCACTCACCACTGAGCAACAGGTGGCAACACTGTGTAATTTGTGTGCTGCAGGCAAcagctctctgctttcccctTCCGCCTCCCACTGAAGTTTGCATTTTTCTGGGCTGAGAAATGCTGGAGACTCCTGGGTGAGAGCTGCCGGGACACACGCAGCAGGGCCGAGGGACCACCCTGTGTCTGCGTGTGCTCACATGGCCAGTGCACATGGTTGCTCAGCTCCGCTTGctctgctggttttgtttcagagaagTCCTCGGAGTAGATGCTCTCTGGCCTATTCTCATGGCAGTCAACGCACTTCCCGCCCTTGTTCAGCTTCTcaccctccccttcttcccagactcTCCCCGCTACCTGCTCATTGACAAAAAGGACAAGGAGGGGTGCATCAAAGGTAAGGAAACGGGCCACAAAGCATTCCTTTTAGCAAAAAGTGGAAAATACAGTAAAGCCCCACGTGAGCCTGGAAGAGAGGTACAGTTGGGAAAAAGACTTTTGGTCTTTTGGCTCTGAAACCACCTTCAGCTTTAATGAAAGACAGCCGCTTCTGTTTTGGTATTAGTGCTCTCTTAGCACTAGTATTTCCCTTACCCTCTGCCAGGATCCTCCGAGGGATGTGATCACACAGAGCTCGTATTTCCAGCAATACAGATTCTGCCCTGAACAGTCAGGTTGTGGATACGGTACCTTCTGGCTCTGTGTAAGAAAGGGATGCTCTTTACTGTCATGCTATATCTGTAAGCATTCCAGTTCTTCAGTAACCCTAACAGCAACTACTGACATAAACAGAGAAACAGCCATTGTGGGGTTTTAACCATCAAAAGAGAGAACTCTTTGGATGTagacttattttttaatgtaggagtcatttttccttgtctgtgtttTGGTGTGTGCACTAGAACTGCACCTTTAGCAGGAGGGTAAAGGGAAGGGATTGGTAAGAATTTAggcattatttaaattaaaacactgtAAGCAGCTATTGGCCAAAGGTGAGGTCGTGATTAAGATTTATGGGTAAAAATAGATAGCAATGAACTGGATCTGTGTCTGATCTGAACCCAGCTCTCTAAGAAGTTTGAGAGtcatcttctctctccctctccttccagctgtgAAGCAGCTCTGGGGAGACGGTGACCATATGGCTGAAATAGATGACATGATGGCAGAGCAAGAAGCCATCCGTGGGGAGAAGGCTAAGAGTGTTTGTGATCTTTTTCGTGACAAAGCTGTCCGTTGGCAACTCATCACTCTCTTCCTTGTCTCCTCATGCATGCAGTTTATTGGCGTCAATGTGGTACGTGTGCtacttttctctgctttctagATTGATTACAATTTCTTGGCAAAAAGTAAGCTCTGCAACGAGTAGTAAAATGCTGACTGCAACAGTGGCTGTAAGGAGGGGATTTGTTGTTACTGTTTATTATAATCTTTTCCCATGGAATTTCGGGACCTGGGATAAGTCGAGAACTGTGTTTTAGCAAGTGTCATCTGAAGGCATCTCTATGGATTACCCTGTTACGATAAGAGAATGGAAAGGgataaaataaaatctcaaatACAGAACAAGTAAAGAACAGCATAACCTCCTCTGGGTCTCTGAACTCCAGCATGCGCTGCCCAAAATTGTTCAGCCATTTCAGTACAAACTGAGTCAGGTTTGTAATGTACACTGACAGTGCATTTCCATACTCTTAcctttttgggtttctttctaAATCCTTTAACTTTGCACTTTCTCAGATTATAGACAATTACAACATCTCAGTAATATATGTGGCAGTTACTGATATATACTCTCTAATATACCTTTTCTCTGGAAATATCTCTATCTATGTTTCAGTAGATAGTATTAATTATTGGAATAGTTATTGTATAAAATGAGCTTATAGTAAAAGCATAAAAGTTTCAAAATCCCGTTTAATTTTGCAAATTCAGAAAGACTTCAAGATTCATAAGACCCCTTTCTACCCCCACTACTGCAGCAATAACTATACCACAAAGAACCAGTAGAAACTGAGCATACTAACAGTAGAATTTCTTACGCTTTAGGAGTGCTTACATCCAGAAAAATAGTGACTATCAAAATCATTGCAAAGGCTTAAAGATGATGTAGAAAGATAATTTAAACCATTTGCTTGGTATGTACTGTCCACATTTCTGTATGCTCCTCATCCAAAGTACATGAGACACTGAAACACGTGAAAGATGTCAGATAGAATTATAACCTGTAACATAAGACAAAGGCAGCactaaaagcaagcaaaaaaagaagaaagaagctgtATTCGTTATTGAGTTCAAGACAGAGCTGCTAGTAAAGGCTGTTCTGCACAAATAAGCCTCGTGAAAACACTGAGGATTAGTTACTGAAATCAAgatgattttctcttttgttaagTCCTGATTAGttattttctgtcaaaaaagACAGAAGCTAGTGTAAACATGACCACATGGGTACAGCCTTCACACATTTCTATTCTTTCCAGGTTTACTTTTATGCATACAATGTCTTTATAAAGGCTGGAATCCCCCCTGCTCAAACCCACTATGTCTCCCTGGGAGTTGGGATCACCGAGATCCTCACCACAGTTCTATGTGTAAGTGGCTCTTCAGCTGAATTTCATTCTGCTGTAATCCGTGGTTCATTTCAATCTTCAGAACTACTGTAAATGGAGCTTCAGAAATCAAGCTTCTGCAACAAATCAACTGTAGTACTTTGCACTGATCACACGAAATAATTTATGGGAGGACAGGAGAGTCTTTGCCTCAAAATCACGACCCAGCCTGAGCCAGCCTTGGGAGTCCCAGTTCCCCTCTGCAGGAAGGGCAGATGACAGTCCCTGTGTCCACTTGTCAGTAGGACTCTCAGCTGTAGGATTCATGGCAATTAAAAGTGCAAGCATTTCCACTTCGCTGTCCTCCCTGGCTATCCTTTGCCTGCAGAGTGCCACCTCAGGCCTCCTCTGCCCAGGCAATGCTCCCTGTAGCCCTGCATCTCCTcacctttccccccctccctgcagctcctggtcCTGCTCAGTCCCCCCAGATGCCTTTACTCGCCCTCCCAGAGGATGTACCACATCCCAGTCCCCAACTCTTCAGAGATCCCCTGCCTGGCTGGTGAAGACAGCTACCGGAGCAGCTCACCAGTGCCTGCCTTTAAGGTCTGTCCTTTGGAGCTGACAGCATGTCCTCCCGGTTGCAGGGTTTCCTAATTGAGCGTGCAGGGAGGAAGACACTGCTGTGGAAAAGCTACACTGTTATGGCCTTGGCTTTAGGGCTCCTCACAGTCACGCTTTCACTACAGGTAAGACCCCACTTATGCATTAGAGCTGTGTTCCATCTTCATGTTTTATTGTATGGCAGATATCATTACCATTTCCCTCCTCCTGAATCACTTTTTAGTGGGAGTAGAAGTATTTTGGGGGCTAACCATCATGTTAATAGAGGTCTGTTCCCAGCCATGTACATGCAGATTAAAGCCAATAGCTTTATACAACCATGATCACTGCCAAGACTATCTCCTTGTGAAGTTTCTGGAAGTAGAGGAAACAGATGTATGTTTAACATTGACATACTTAGCAGTGATGAATGTTTCTAATGGAGCTggataaataaaattttaatttctgattttatttgcttttcatttcctaCCTTAGGATTCCTTTTTCTGGTTACCATACTGCTCTGTTGCACTCATCTTTATTTTCATCATGAGCTTTGGCATTGGGCCAGGTTGGTATTTTCTACTGGAATGGTTTCATATACTCATTCCTTCCTTACTGCAGCCTTTAGGAGAGGTCCCAGGCATAGCTGTTCCACAGTTAGCGTGAATCCCTACTCCTGATTCAGCGCAGGGGTAGATGTTCCCCTCCATACTGTGGTAGGAGGTAAAACTTCCATTTCATATTGCATTCCTACATGCCTTCCTCCTGAAGAGCCAAGCAGCACCTCAAACACTTCCAGGTCAGTTAAAACCATTAACTAATGTGGCAATATGAAGTGTGAGTTACAGAAGCATCTTGCAAAATTTCTAAAGTTCCTTTTTTCTCCAACATTTCTTTCAGCTGGAGTATTATGCCCCTTGcccacagaaatatttattcagtcATACAGACCAGCTGCTTATGTTTTTAATGGTGCTACAAACTGGATCCAACTCTTTGTCCTTGGACTTTTGTTCCCTTTCATTGTGGTAAGCAAAGTAGGGTGTTCTGTTTCAGAGGAGGTTAGACCCTTCTTGAACCTAGAGCATACTTCTCTTTTTCAACACTTCATGCAAAGGACAGAGCCCAAACTAATTGCAGTTCTGATGGCCTCTTTCCTTTTACCCAGATACCTAGTGAAAACGTAGCAAAACCACAAAATGCTGCTAAGGCTACACACAGTTAGAGTGTGACACTGGCAAACACGGAAGCGGTGACAGAGGTACCAACACTGTCAGACGTCATTTGAATGTCATGAGGGGctcccttcttttccccccttgtcctgtATGTGCATCTCCTTTGGAGTTAATGTGGAAAATGGGCAGTCCCAGAGATCTCACCCAGCACTAGTAAGTAGCAGAAAACTAAAGCCTTTGCAGTTTTGGACTGCGCAAGGAGGGACAGAGCTAACACACTACGTACCTTCCCCAGTTTAACACTGGCTGAtaaggacagagcagaaaggaagagTAACTGAAGCTCAGCACTTCTCTGAGTTGTCAAGCAATGACATTCAATGTCTGCTGAGCATACAGCTTTCCTCCTTAAAACAGGAAAGGAGAATTAGTTCATCTTACCACTCGGTGCCATTCCCCAGGTGGCAGCAAGCAGGATTTACATCAGCTGAGTCCCTGACCAAGTTTTTTagtaaatacaaaaccagaagctCTATATCATAAGAGAAAGAAATCTAGATCAATTTGTGTGaacacattttctctctttcttttcctataGGAAGGTCTTGGTAGTTTCTGTTTCATCATTTTCCTGACATACTGTCTGTCCATGGCTATCTTTGTCTTCCTGGTGATGCCAGAGACCAAAGGAAAGACCATGCTGCAGGTCATGGAGGAGTTCAACCGCCTGAACTACCGTGGAAAGAAGAGACAGACAGCCCTACAGCAGAGTACCTGCTCAGTGATGATTGTTACTAGACTTTAATAACAAACTCTCCACTCCatattttgctcttttattaCTGTAGTGCCCAGAAGCCTCACTAAGCAAGAGAGAATCCATTGCTCCACAAACAGCACAAAtgtgtactttaaaaataatcaccTGCAGTGCAGGGTGCAGGATGAACTTGGTGGTTCTCTCCAACTGCTGAAATATGAGCTGAATTAAatcctctgcaaaaaaaaattaaacacagtgTATGAAGAAATAAGATCTTTGTCAGTCCCTGCAAGTTAGCAGCTGTGTAAACTGAAAACACAGGATCTGCTATTTTTCTTACCAAAACCAGGACTCCGCAGTTATTGGAGCGAGTTTGGAAGGTTCAGATGTACAGCATACTTGTgaaactgagagaaaaagaagacagagctTTCACATTGAAATTATCTGCTCCTATTAACAAGTCAGTGCTGCTGAGCTTTCCCAGAGAAGGAGCTTCAGTACGGATGAAAAAAAGTGTTTAGTTCTTTAATCTGGTGGAAGAAGAGTACCTTGCCTATCAGTAGACAGAATCAGTATGCAATGTTTCCCCCTCTTACAATTAGACTTGAGAGCAAGTACATGGTATAGGGGCAACTAGGACTTTCTTGAGGAGCTTATGACCACACTTCTGTGACCTGCAGCATGGTCTTcatccattttggggggggggggaatgtcaTTGCTACATCTGAAGAAAAAAGGTGTAAAGGAAGTATAAGGTCCTGGTGTAAAGGAAACACTATGCTAGAGAAGCATCCAAGCATAACCTGTCACCTCAAGCCAAACCTCTTGCTTGGTAATCAGGTACATTGTCTAGAGTTTGGAGATTCTTCTATTGGGACAAACAGGGATACGTCGGTACTGAAAGAAAGCATGAGCgaagaaagcagagctgcaggaaatCCTGAGTGGGCTAATCCACAGTGGGCAGGTTCTCCCTCTTCATTAGCAATGACTATGTAGCATGTCTTCAGCCTGGAGTTATTTCATGTCAGAGAGAAGGAACACTGGGTTTCAATGGGATTGAGTTCCCAAGAGTAGCTGGTACTGATGAGACAAAAAAGAGTGGTGCCTCTCCTGAAGAACCCAATCTGTATGTACTGATCATGCCTGGATTTGGTTTTCATTGATTGTAGAGTCAGGGGCAGGGGAGAGCCCATCTTCTGGGAGCGTGTTGTTGGGGTCAAGGAATATTGTGTCTGTCTTGTCATGGAAATGAGATCTTCACTACTGACTGTTGCTTGCAGATGCTGCACAATAAAATTTGCAAAAGGACCTGAATATTGAGCAGCAGTTTCTTTCACAGCCCTAAGGCTCC
It encodes the following:
- the LOC143167534 gene encoding solute carrier family 2, facilitated glucose transporter member 11-like isoform X3: MTTFACNCGLLLHSALAPWSQKRQKMSYNLFLLAFVLGIGGAFQYGLQVSIINSPAEYIKSFIRETWLKRYGSSPSEEIITLMWSFVVSIYSIGGLLGSLSAGYLSVRFGRKKAMLFTNIPALLSATLMGLSRLCGSFEMIIAGRLFSGVCGGLALNIHLMYAGECAPRKLRGLIAITASTATAIGKFVGFALGLREVLGVDALWPILMAVNALPALVQLLTLPFFPDSPRYLLIDKKDKEGCIKAVKQLWGDGDHMAEIDDMMAEQEAIRGEKAKSVCDLFRDKAVRWQLITLFLVSSCMQFIGVNVVYFYAYNVFIKAGIPPAQTHYVSLGVGITEILTTVLCGFLIERAGRKTLLWKSYTVMALALGLLTVTLSLQDSFFWLPYCSVALIFIFIMSFGIGPAGVLCPLPTEIFIQSYRPAAYVFNGATNWIQLFVLGLLFPFIVEGLGSFCFIIFLTYCLSMAIFVFLVMPETKGKTMLQVMEEFNRLNYRGKKRQTALQQSTCSVMIVTRL
- the LOC143167534 gene encoding solute carrier family 2, facilitated glucose transporter member 11-like isoform X2, with the translated sequence MTTFACNSCGLLLHSALAPWSQKRQKMSYNLFLLAFVLGIGGAFQYGLQVSIINSPAEYIKSFIRETWLKRYGSSPSEEIITLMWSFVVSIYSIGGLLGSLSAGYLSVRFGRKKAMLFTNIPALLSATLMGLSRLCGSFEMIIAGRLFSGVCGGLALNIHLMYAGECAPRKLRGLIAITASTATAIGKFVGFALGLREVLGVDALWPILMAVNALPALVQLLTLPFFPDSPRYLLIDKKDKEGCIKAVKQLWGDGDHMAEIDDMMAEQEAIRGEKAKSVCDLFRDKAVRWQLITLFLVSSCMQFIGVNVVYFYAYNVFIKAGIPPAQTHYVSLGVGITEILTTVLCGFLIERAGRKTLLWKSYTVMALALGLLTVTLSLQDSFFWLPYCSVALIFIFIMSFGIGPAGVLCPLPTEIFIQSYRPAAYVFNGATNWIQLFVLGLLFPFIVEGLGSFCFIIFLTYCLSMAIFVFLVMPETKGKTMLQVMEEFNRLNYRGKKRQTALQQSTCSVMIVTRL
- the LOC143167534 gene encoding solute carrier family 2, facilitated glucose transporter member 11-like isoform X4, coding for MQKMSYNLFLLAFVLGIGGAFQYGLQVSIINSPAEYIKSFIRETWLKRYGSSPSEEIITLMWSFVVSIYSIGGLLGSLSAGYLSVRFGRKKAMLFTNIPALLSATLMGLSRLCGSFEMIIAGRLFSGVCGGLALNIHLMYAGECAPRKLRGLIAITASTATAIGKFVGFALGLREVLGVDALWPILMAVNALPALVQLLTLPFFPDSPRYLLIDKKDKEGCIKAVKQLWGDGDHMAEIDDMMAEQEAIRGEKAKSVCDLFRDKAVRWQLITLFLVSSCMQFIGVNVVYFYAYNVFIKAGIPPAQTHYVSLGVGITEILTTVLCGFLIERAGRKTLLWKSYTVMALALGLLTVTLSLQDSFFWLPYCSVALIFIFIMSFGIGPAGVLCPLPTEIFIQSYRPAAYVFNGATNWIQLFVLGLLFPFIVEGLGSFCFIIFLTYCLSMAIFVFLVMPETKGKTMLQVMEEFNRLNYRGKKRQTALQQSTCSVMIVTRL
- the LOC143167534 gene encoding solute carrier family 2, facilitated glucose transporter member 11-like isoform X5, which codes for MQLWSSVALCTGSLVSEEAALFAVFISCQKMSYNLFLLAFVLGIGGAFQYGLQVSIINSPAEYIKSFIRETWLKRYGSSPSEEIITLMWSFVVSIYSIGGLLGSLSAGYLSVRFGRKKAMLFTNIPALLSATLMGLSRLCGSFEMIIAGRLFSGVCGGLALNIHLMYAGECAPRKLRGLIAITASTATAIGKFVGFALGLREVLGVDALWPILMAVNALPALVQLLTLPFFPDSPRYLLIDKKDKEGCIKAVKQLWGDGDHMAEIDDMMAEQEAIRGEKAKSVCDLFRDKAVRWQLITLFLVSSCMQFIGVNVVYFYAYNVFIKAGIPPAQTHYVSLGVGITEILTTVLCGFLIERAGRKTLLWKSYTVMALALGLLTVTLSLQDSFFWLPYCSVALIFIFIMSFGIGPGRSW
- the LOC143167534 gene encoding solute carrier family 2, facilitated glucose transporter member 11-like isoform X1, with protein sequence MQLWSSVALCTGSLVSEEAALFAVFISCQKMSYNLFLLAFVLGIGGAFQYGLQVSIINSPAEYIKSFIRETWLKRYGSSPSEEIITLMWSFVVSIYSIGGLLGSLSAGYLSVRFGRKKAMLFTNIPALLSATLMGLSRLCGSFEMIIAGRLFSGVCGGLALNIHLMYAGECAPRKLRGLIAITASTATAIGKFVGFALGLREVLGVDALWPILMAVNALPALVQLLTLPFFPDSPRYLLIDKKDKEGCIKAVKQLWGDGDHMAEIDDMMAEQEAIRGEKAKSVCDLFRDKAVRWQLITLFLVSSCMQFIGVNVVYFYAYNVFIKAGIPPAQTHYVSLGVGITEILTTVLCGFLIERAGRKTLLWKSYTVMALALGLLTVTLSLQDSFFWLPYCSVALIFIFIMSFGIGPAGVLCPLPTEIFIQSYRPAAYVFNGATNWIQLFVLGLLFPFIVEGLGSFCFIIFLTYCLSMAIFVFLVMPETKGKTMLQVMEEFNRLNYRGKKRQTALQQSTCSVMIVTRL